In a single window of the Pontibacter russatus genome:
- a CDS encoding IS110 family RNA-guided transposase produces MMEHIYTGIDVAKDSFVVATKLAGKVTTSLHQNNKKGINSFLKGLPDYSWCIMEATGVYSLQLAIALYEKGIKVSVVNPLQIKRFAQTKLKRTKTDKVDAALIAEYGERMQPKLYEPPAPFMRKLQQQRMSLKLLIKSKRSFLNQLHALAQLEDVDKAAVKACKAVLASIEKQITGLERQMQQTAEEHCQELFTLLQTIPGISTKSAIELIVVSGGFRNFTSARQFSAFIGISPCIHESGTSIRGYRGISRIGDKNIRATLYMCSMTAKVHNKACQELYERMVAAGKAKKVALVAVMNKLIKQVFGMVRSGEVYSAQC; encoded by the coding sequence ATGATGGAGCATATTTACACTGGTATTGATGTGGCCAAAGACAGCTTTGTGGTGGCTACGAAACTAGCAGGCAAAGTAACTACCTCTTTGCACCAAAACAACAAGAAGGGTATTAACAGCTTTCTTAAAGGCCTGCCAGATTACTCCTGGTGCATTATGGAGGCAACAGGGGTTTACAGCCTGCAGTTGGCCATCGCCTTGTATGAAAAAGGCATCAAGGTGTCGGTGGTGAATCCTTTGCAGATCAAGCGCTTTGCCCAGACTAAGTTAAAGAGGACGAAAACAGACAAGGTAGATGCGGCGCTCATCGCAGAGTATGGAGAGCGCATGCAGCCAAAGCTATACGAGCCGCCAGCCCCTTTCATGAGGAAGCTACAGCAACAGCGTATGTCTTTGAAGCTGCTTATCAAGAGCAAGCGCTCCTTCTTAAATCAGTTACATGCCCTGGCGCAATTAGAGGATGTCGACAAAGCCGCGGTGAAAGCCTGTAAAGCAGTCTTGGCAAGCATAGAAAAGCAAATTACAGGACTAGAACGTCAGATGCAGCAAACGGCTGAGGAGCACTGCCAGGAGCTCTTTACCTTGCTGCAGACTATTCCCGGCATCAGCACTAAATCTGCCATAGAGCTCATCGTGGTCTCTGGCGGATTTAGAAATTTTACCTCAGCCAGGCAGTTCAGTGCCTTTATTGGTATCAGTCCCTGCATCCATGAGTCTGGTACCTCCATACGCGGATACAGGGGGATCAGCAGGATCGGAGACAAAAACATAAGAGCCACGCTCTACATGTGTTCCATGACGGCAAAAGTTCACAACAAGGCTTGTCAGGAGCTTTATGAGCGGATGGTTGCCGCAGGAAAAGCAAAGAAAGTAGCCTTGGTGGCCGTGATGAACAAGCTCATAAAACAGGTGTTCGGAATGGTAAGATCCGGGGAGGTTTACTCAGCACAATGCTGA
- a CDS encoding porin family protein, with product MIHIYSLKEVAGLGIAILLLLTTIPVKAQSDSPGPKIGVKAGLNFSQLYVDQPNAEDENVKLGYHFGIFGKIPVTDFLAVQPEVLYTNVGSKVTYGGSDVADILGIEPGEVRFNLNYVQVPVALAINIGPLNVHAGPYLAYLLSANVKDLEKSELSAKDIKDLETEDFNRTDYGVMGGVGFDIQNVTVGARYNYGLREIGKSGLAGSFTENSKNSIVQIYLGFGI from the coding sequence ATGATACATATTTATTCTTTAAAAGAAGTAGCGGGGCTAGGCATTGCCATTCTCCTACTTCTAACCACTATTCCGGTAAAAGCACAGAGTGACAGCCCGGGACCTAAAATCGGCGTGAAAGCCGGGCTTAACTTTTCGCAACTCTACGTAGATCAGCCCAATGCAGAAGACGAAAATGTAAAGCTGGGCTATCATTTTGGGATTTTCGGGAAAATTCCCGTTACGGACTTTCTGGCTGTCCAGCCGGAGGTGCTCTACACCAACGTCGGTTCTAAGGTAACTTACGGTGGCTCTGATGTAGCTGATATTCTAGGCATTGAGCCCGGAGAGGTGCGGTTTAACCTGAACTATGTGCAAGTGCCGGTGGCTTTAGCCATTAATATTGGTCCTTTGAATGTTCATGCCGGACCTTACCTGGCTTACCTGCTTTCTGCTAATGTCAAAGATTTAGAAAAATCTGAATTGAGCGCTAAAGATATAAAGGACCTGGAAACAGAAGACTTCAACCGAACTGACTATGGGGTAATGGGCGGCGTTGGCTTTGATATACAGAACGTCACTGTTGGAGCGCGCTATAATTATGGGCTGCGCGAAATTGGAAAAAGTGGCCTGGCAGGCAGCTTTACCGAAAATTCCAAGAACTCAATCGTTCAGATTTACCTGGGATTTGGCATTTGA